One Mycolicibacterium goodii genomic region harbors:
- the lysE gene encoding L-lysine exporter: MNSPLLLGFLTSMALIAAIGAQNAFVLRQGIRREHVLPVIAVCTVSDLLLITAGIAGVGAVITAHPDAVTVAKIGGAAFLIGYGVLAARRAFRPSTLNPSERTPARLAEVLVTCLALTWLNPHVYLDTVVLLGTLANEQRERRWLFGAGAVAASAVWFLSLGLGAKRLAGLFATPMTWRILDGVIAVTMIALGLGMALS, from the coding sequence GTGAACTCCCCGTTGCTGCTCGGCTTCCTGACCTCCATGGCGCTCATCGCCGCGATCGGCGCGCAGAACGCGTTCGTCCTGCGGCAGGGTATCCGTCGTGAGCATGTGCTGCCGGTGATCGCGGTGTGCACGGTGTCGGATCTGCTGCTGATCACGGCCGGCATCGCCGGGGTCGGCGCGGTGATCACCGCGCATCCCGACGCGGTGACGGTCGCGAAGATCGGCGGCGCGGCGTTCCTCATCGGCTACGGGGTGCTCGCGGCACGTCGCGCGTTCCGCCCCTCGACACTCAACCCCTCAGAACGCACGCCCGCGCGCCTCGCCGAGGTGCTCGTCACGTGCTTGGCGTTGACCTGGCTGAACCCGCATGTGTATCTCGACACCGTGGTGCTGTTGGGCACGCTGGCCAACGAACAACGCGAGCGGCGTTGGCTTTTCGGCGCGGGTGCGGTCGCAGCGAGCGCCGTATGGTTTCTGAGCCTCGGCCTCGGCGCGAAGCGGTTGGCCGGACTGTTCGCCACACCGATGACCTGGCGCATCCTCGACGGCGTGATCGCGGTGACGATGATCGCGCTCGGGCTGGGGATGGCGCTTTCGTAG